From the Micromonospora echinofusca genome, the window CCACCGGCCGGCGCAGCTCTCCGGCGGCCAGCAGCAGCGCGTGGCGTGCGCCCGCGCGCTGGTCGCCCGCCCCGAGGTGATCTTCGCCGACGAGCCGACGGGCAACCTGGACTCGCGGGCCGGCGCGGAGGTGCTCAACTTCCTGCGCAACTCCGTACGCGAGCACGGCCAGACCATCGTCATGGTCACCCACGACCCGACCGCCGCCGCGTACGCCGACCGGGTGGTCTTCCTCGCCGACGGGCAGATCGTCTCGGAGTTGATCGAGCCGACCGCCGAGACGGTGCTGGACACCATGAAGAAGCTGGACACCCCCGCCGAGGTGGGGCGCTGATGTTCCGCGCGACCCTCAAGAGCCTGCTGGCCCGCAAGGTCCGGCTGATCCTCTCCGGCCTGGCCGTGGTGCTGGGCGTCATGTTCGTCTCCGGCGCGTTCGTGCTCACCGACACCCTCGGCCGCTCGTTCGACGCGATCTTCGCCGACGCGTACGAGGGGGTGGACGTCAACGTCGCCGCCAAGCCGAAGATCGACGTCGGCGAGACCGACGGCATGCCGGTGGTGCCCGAGCCGGTGCCGGCGGCCACCCTGGACAGGGTGCGGGCGGTGCCGGGCGTGGCCGAGGCCACCGGCGTGGTCGGCGTCGACGGGGCGCGGCTGATCGGCAGCAACGGCAAGGTGGTGGCCTCGTTCGGCCCGCCGCAGCTCGGCGAGAACTGGACCGGCGAGAGCGACCTGGTGCGACTGCGCGAGGGGCGGGCTCCGCAGGCCGACGACGAGATCGTCATCAACAGGGCGCTCGCGACGGCCGGCAAGGTGAAGGTCGGCGACCGGGTCGGCGTGCTGACCCTCCGGCCGAAGCAGGAGTTCACCATCGTCGGCGTGTTCGGCTACAGCGGCGACCGGGACTCCATCGGCGGCGCCAACGAGATCATGTTCACGACGCCGGTCGCGCAGAAGCTGATGCTCGGCGCGCCCGACACCTTCAGCAACATCTCGGTCACCGCCGCGGACGGGGTGTCGGACGAGGCGCTGCGCGACGCCGTTGCCGCCGCGGTGGGCGCCGGCTTCGAGGTCAAGACCGGTGCGCAACTGTCGGAGGACGCGGCGGCCGGCATGAAGGAGGCGCTGTCCTTCTTCAACCGGATCCTGCTCGGCTTCGCGGCGGTGGCGCTGCTGGTGGGCACCTTCCTGATCCTCAACACCTTCTCGATCATCGTGGCGCAGCGCACCCGGGAGTTGGCGCTGATGCGCGCCGTCGGGGCGAGCGGACGCCAGATCATCGGCTCGGTGGTGCTGGAGGCCGTCGCGGTGGGGCTGGTCGCCTCGGTGCTGGGCCTCGGCGCGGGCATCGGCATCGGCGCGCTGCTGGCGTACCTGTTCAGCACCTTCGCCGGCGGGCTGACCCTGGCGGGGATCGGCGTACCCCTCTCCGCCGTCATCGGCGCGTTCGCCGTCGGCCTCGTGATCACCGTGGTGGCGGCGCTGCTGCCGGCGCTGCGGGCGTCGCGGATCCCGCCGATCGCGGCGATGCAGGACGTGGCCACCCCCGACCGGCCGCTGACCAAGATCACCGTGGCCGGGGCGGTCGTCACGGCCGTGGGCGGCGCGCTGCTGGCCCTCGGGCTCACCGGCAACGCCGGGGGCAGCACCCTGGCCACCATCCTCGGCGGGGTGCTGTTCGCCTTCATCGGCGTGGCCCTGCTGACGCCGCTGATCAGCCGGCCGGTGGTGAGCCTGCTCGGCGCGATCTTCGCCTGGTCGGTGCCGGGCAAGCTGGGGCGGCTCAACTCGGGGCGCAACCCGCGCCGCACCGCCATCACCGCCGCCGCGCTGATGGTCGGCATCGCCCTGGTCACCGGGGTGACGGTGATCCTGGACTCGGCGAAGAGCAGCATCGGCGGGCTCGCCCAGGACAGCCTGAAGGCGGAACTGGTGATCGCCGGGGCGCAGAGCGGCCCCCGCCCGCCGAGCTTCGACCCGGCGGTGCTGGAGAAGGCCGCCGCGATCCCCGGGGTGCGCCTGGTCGACGGCGAGTACGGCGACCTGGCGATGGTCGGCGGCGAGCGCACCTGGGTGGCCGCCAGCAGTGACGTCGCCGCGCTGCGGCAGATCTTCGGCGCCGAGCCCACCGCCGGCGACATCGACCGGCTGGCGCCGGACGCGATGCTGGTCAGCTCGGACACGGCGACGGCCCGCGGCCTCTCGGTCGGCTCGAAGGTGCCGGTGCAGACCTCGCGGGGCGAGGCGCGCACCTACACGGTGACCGGCATCTACGCCAGCTCCCAGCTGACGAACCCGGTGGTGCTGCCGGCGGAGGCGGCACGCGACTTCACCATCCCGCAGCCGATCCAGGGCTTCATCCAGCTGGCGCCGGGCACCCGGGTGGCCGACGTGCAGCCGCAGATCGAGGCGCTGCTCGCCGACTCCCCCGAGGTGTCGGTGGCCGACCGGGAGGCGTTCATCGAGCAGCAGACCGGCCAGCTGGACGGGCTGCTCACGATGATCCAGATCCTGCTGGCGCTGGCCATCGTGATCGCCGTGCTCGGCATCATCAACACCCTGGCGCTGTCGGTGCTGGAGCGCACCCGGGAACTGGGGCTGCTGCGGGCCATCGGCCTGCGGCGGGCGCAGACCATGCGGATGATCACCGTGGAGGCGGTGGTGATCTCGGTGTTCGGCGCGCTGCTCGGCGTGGTCGTCGGCGCCGGCCTCGGCGCGGCCGTGGTCGAGGCGCTGCGCGACGAGGGGATCACCGACCTGGTGCTGCCCTGGACGCAGATGGGGATCTTCCTGGGCCTCGCCGCGATCGTGGGGGTGGTCGCGGCGGCACTGCCGGCGGTGCGGGCCGCCCGGATCAACGTGCTGGGCGCCATCGCCCACGACTGATCCCGACGCGCGACGAGGGCCCCGCCGGTGGGGCCCTCGTCGTCTCAGCCGACGGGCGGCGGCGCGCCGAGCAGGGCCGCCAGCAGCTCCAGGTCCGCGCCGGTCAGGCTCTCCAACTGGTGTACGCCGTCCAGCGGCCCGATCGGCACCTCCGCCGGTACGGCCAGCACCGCCGCGCCGGCGGCGAGCGCGCTGGCCACCCCCGTCGGCGAGTCCTCGATCGCCACGCAACGGGCGATCGGCACGCCGAGCAGCCGGGCGGCGGTGAGGTACGGCTCGGGGTGCGGCTTGGCGGCGTCGACCTCGTCGCCGCAGACGATGGCGTCGAAGCTGTCGCGTCCGAGGGTGTCCAACGCCACCTCGACCAGCGGCCGGCCGCTGGAGGTCACCAGCGCGGTCGGGATGCCCGCCGTCCGGACGGCCCGCAGCAGGTTCAGCGCGCCGGGACGCCAGCGCAGGCCGGTGCGGAACAGCTCCAGGATGCGGGCGTTGATCCACGCCGCGCTGGCCTCGGGATCGCGCCCCGGCTGGTCCAGGTCGTCGTGCAGGATGCGCATCGACGCGGCCATGCTGGAGCCGATCATCGCCTTGCGGGCGGGATCGGAGAGGGTGCCGCCGTACTCGGCCGCCAGCTCGTGCAGCGCGACGTCCCACAGCTTCTCACTGTCGACCAGGGTGCCGTCCATGTCGAAGAGCACGGCGGCCAGGTGGTGGCTGTTCAGCGGGTCCTCCCTCGGGTGGCTACCCGGGGATCCTCTCAGCCGGCACGGCGCCGGCACGCGCCCAGGTGTCGCGGGGTGACCTGGCCGACGGGTTGCGCCCACACGCGAGACTCGGGGACAACCGGTCGCCGGCACGGCGGCCCCTCGCGCGGAGGTCGCCATGCGCGTCCGATCCCTGGTCTCCCGGTGCACCGTGGTCCTGCTCGCCGCCGCCGTCGCGATCTGGCCGGCGGGGCCGGCCGCCGCGGCGAGCCTGCCGCTGGACCGCTGCTACGACCTGGAGACCCCCCAGCACGAGGATGAGCGGGACTGGTTCGCGCCGGGCAACGTGCACACCACGTGGCCCTCGCCGGTGGGCATGGTCGACCGGGACGTGTTCCGGGCGTCGGCCATAGGCACGATCCGCATCGACCACTGGGGCACCCGCAAGTCCATCTCCGGCGAGCTGCCGTTGGCCGGCAGCGGCTGGCCGGCGCCCGACGCCCCCCGGTACGCGCTGATCGCCAAGGTGACGTCGGGGTCCATGCTGGTGCTGCGCAACGGGCTGACCTACACCACGGGCCGGTGGTTCCCGGTCGGCGCCGACAGCGGCTGCATGCTCTACTCGAACGGCGGTGCGCCGTCGCGGCTCATCTTCTCCTTCAACGACCCGAACCTCGGCGACAACGGCGGCGGCGCGTCGGTGTGGGTACGGCAGTGGTGGAACTGACTGCGCCCCGGCGGTCTCAGCCGAGGTCGCAGGCGGCGAGGGACTTCTCGTAGCCGCGGAAGAACGACTCGGTGCGTTGCTCGGCGGTGCCGTGCGCGCCCTCGGCGAACCACGGCTGGTCGGGGGCGTCCCCGACGGCCAGCAGCCCCTCGCGGAACTCCTCCAGGTCGCCGTCGGCGAGCCGCAGCGCCTTCGCGCGTACCGAGTCGCCGAGGTAGGCCCCGGCCATGCAGTCCGCCTGCAACTCCTGCTGGATGGTGTAGGAGTAGCGGATGCCGAGCCGGGCCTGGATGCCGTGCGCGTACTCGTGGCCGAGCAGGTAGAACACGAAGGCGTCGCCGACCTGCCGGAACGCGGCCACCGACCAGTTCACGTCGTAGGCGATGAAGTCGCCCGCCGAGCAGTAGACGGCGTTGTTGCGCGGCAGCGGCTGCCCGCCGCAGGAGACCTCCCCGGCCCGCTGGTACGGGATGATCCGGCGGATCGGGCGGAACCGCTGCCCCGAGGCCCGGAACTGGGCGGCCCAGTACCGCTCGGCGATGCTCTGCGCGTCGGCGACGTCCTGCCGGAACTCCGCGACGCTGGTGGTGCCGTCGGCCCGGGTCTGCTCGGCACCCGGCGAGGACCCGCCGCCGGGGCGCGGCGGCTCGGGCTGCTGTCCCTCGGGTTCGGACACCCCGCCGACCACGCACCCGGCCGCCGCGACGAGGGCCACCAGCAGGCCGGCCAGCGAGCTTCGCGGTCGGCGTCCCACGCGCGTCGTCACAGTGCCCTCCCCGGCGTCGGCGTCGCGGCGTGCAGTACCCCCGTGGTAGGTCCCTCATGCCCGGACACGGACGCACCCGGCGGCGGGACCGCGCCGGTTCACCGGTCAGGGGCTCGCGGCGAGGAAGACGAAGGCGGCGAGCAGCACCAGGTGCACGCCGCCCTGGAGCACGGTGGCCCGGCCCGGCACCACGGTCAGCACGCTCGTGACGACGGTGAGGGCGAGCAGGGTCACCTGGGTGCCGCCGAGACCGAGCAGCAGCGGGCCCTCCAACCAGATCGACGCGAGCGCTATCGCCGGGATGGTCAGCCCGATGCTGGCCATGGCCGAGCCCAGGGCCAGGTTCAGGCTGATCTGCACCCGGTCGCGGCGGGCGGCCCGGGCGGCGGCGAGCGTCTCGGGCAGCAGCACCAGCAGCGCGATGACCACCCCTACGAAGGACGGGGGCAGGTTCGCCCCGGCCACGGCCGACTCGATCGCCGGGGAGACCGACTTGGCGTCGCCCACCACGGCGACCAGCGCCACCAGCAGCAGTCCCAGGCTGAGCAGGGCGGCCCGGTCGGACGGCGGCTCGGCGTGCCCCTCGGTGCCGAGCACCCGCCCCTGGCTGTTGACGGGCAGGAAGTAGTCGCGGTGGCGGCCGGTCTGCACCATGACGAACAGGCCGTAGAGGGCGAGCGAGACCACGGCGGCGAAGGCGAGCTGCGCCGGGGTGAACTGCGGTCCCGGCCGGCTGGTGGTGAAGGTCGGCACCACGAGGCTCAGCGCGGCGAGAGTGGTCACGGTGGCCAGCGCCCCGCCGGTGCCCTCGGAGTTGAACACCGCCACCCGTCGGCGCAGCGCCCCGATCAGCAGCGACAGCCCTAGGATGCCGTTGCAGGTGATCATCACGGCGGCGAAGACGGTGTCGCGCGCGAGGGACTGCGTCTTCTCGCCACCGCTGATCATGAGCGTGACGATCAGGGCCACCTCGATGACGGTGACGGCCACGGCGAGCACGAGCGAGCCGTACGGCTCCCCCACCTTGTGGGCCACCACCTCGGCGTGGTGCACGGCGGCCAGCACCGCGCCCGCCAGCAGCAGAGCCACGACCACCACGACGGGACCGGAGAGGTCACGCCCCCAGGTCATGATCAAGACCAGGATCGCCAGCAGCGGGACGGACACGTTCCAGTCGGTCAGACGTGAGCGAAACGGCGCGGCCATGCCCCAACCTTCGCAGAGCAGCCGGCCGGCTGAACACAGACCGACGCGACGGGGTGCGACCCGGGGCCACCGCCCCGGTCAGAGACGTCAGGTCGCGTCCGGCAGCCACACCTCGAGTACGGCGGGATCGGCGATCGCCTGCCGCACCTGCGTCCGCTCCGGCGCGGTCAGCGGCAGCGCCGCGAGTCGGGCGCCCCAGTCAGGCACCAGCTCCGGCTTCTCCAGCGCGAGCGACAGCTCGATCAACCCGGCCAGCGCCAACGCCTGCTCCACCCTCGGGTTCAGTGGGCCGGCAGGGACTTGCGCACGGGCACGACGCCGACCCCGGTCGGTGCCGCGCGGACCGGCCCGGGCAGGCGTAGGCTGGGGGCATCCCGGAAACGACGGCATCCCACTCCTGAGGGGCCCGCCACGCCGGCTCCGCCCGAGGGCACGCGACGTCCCGACCCGATCCGACGGTCATCCGGCCCGCCTCGATCACCGCGTCCTTCGCGGTGGCACGACGCACCATCTCCGGGAAGTCCCTCTCACCTGCCAGCGGCCGAGGGTGCCGTTGACCCGCGCGACGCTCGCGGTCGACACCACGGTGACCGGCACCGCCCGTACCGCACCGCGAGGGCGCCCCGGAGCGGGGCAACCGACGATCCGACCGGGCGAGTCGGCGCACCGGACGTCCGCCCGGCGCAGGACGCGACCTTGACGCACGACCCCACCGCTACGCCGCGGTCACGGCGATGAGGAATCCGACATGACGCCACCGACCCACGCTCTCGATCTCCCATCGCCGCCGTCGACGCCGCGCCTGCGGATCGAACCGACCCGCACCACGCGTACGCTGCTCGACGGCGGCTGGTGGCCCCGCTCGACGGATCCGCTCGCCGAGCTGCCCGGCCTCGTCCTCGCCATCGACCTGCTGCACGGGCCGATCGTCCGGCTGGTCCTCAACGCCGACGTCTGGGACGGCAACCCGCGCCGCCTGGCCGTCGACGGCAGGGTGGTGCGGGTCGGCTACTTCGCCAGCCAGCCCGCCACCCTGCTGACCGCGATCTGCCTCAACGACGACCGGGTCGACCTGCTGGTCGTCCCGCCGCAGACCCCGGTCGGCCTGGCCGAGGCGGCGATGGCGCTCGCCGTCACCGCCGGCAACCTGGTGCGTTCACCGAACCTGCTCGCCGCCGCGGGCACGACGTCCGCCGCGCGGACCGGCAGCGCCGACAGGCACACCTGGGAGGGCGAGGGCGGCCGTCTCCGCACCGACCCCGACGCCCCTTCCCGCCCGGCCGACGCCGGACCGGCCGGGATGCCCGCCCCGACAGCGCCCCCCAGGCAGCGGCGCACCGGCGACCTTCCCACCATCACCACCAAGGAGCAGACCATGACAGTTTCCCGGCACACGATCGTCGCCGCGCTGCGTCGGCGCGACCAGCACACCAGGGCCGACTGGGTCGAACGGGAACTGCCGGCGCAGGTCGACACCACCCGGCACGCCGGGCTGCTCGCGACCCTGCGTCTCGACCTCGCCGAACTGGACGGGTCGACGACACGGTGAGAGTGGCCCTGCTGGGCCCGGTGGCCTGGCGGACGCCGCCGCGCCACTACGGCCCGTGGGAACAGGTGACCGGCCTCCTGGCCGAAGGCCTCGTCGCGCGGGGTGTGGACGTGACGCTCTTCGCCACGTTGGATTCGCTCACCTCCGCCGCCCTGGACGGGGTGTGCCCGCGCGGCTACGCCGAGGATCAGGGCATGGACGGACGGGTCTGGGAGGCGATGCACGTCTCCCACGCGTTGGCCCGCTCCGCCGAGTTCGACCTCGTGCACAGTCACCTGGACTGGCTGCCGCTGGCCTTCGCCGCGCACTGCGACGCCCCGCTGCTGACCACCGTGCACGGCTTCTCCGGGGTGGGGATCCTGCCGGCGTACGAGAAGGGCCGCTCGGCATACGTCTCCATCTCCGACGCCGACCGGGTCCGTGGGCTCGACTACCTCGCCACCGTGTACCACGGGGTCGACCTGGACGGGCTGCCGTTCACCCCCGATCCCGGCCCCGGCCTGGTGGCTTTCGGTCGGATCCACCCCGACAAGGGCACCCACACCGCCATCGAGATCGCCCGGCGGGCCGGCCGGCCGCTGACCATCTGCGGCATCGTGCAGGACGAGCGGTACTTCAGCGAGGAGGTGGCGCCGCACGTCGACGGCGAGCGGGTCACCTTCCTCGGCGCCGTGGGCCCACGCCGCCGCGCCGAGGTCCTGGGCGGCGCCGCCGCCCTGCTGCACCCCGTCGCCTTCGACGAACCGTTCGGCCTGTCGGTGGTGGAGTCGATGGCGTGCGGGACACCGGTCGTGGCGTACGCCCGTGGGTCGATGCCCGAGGTGGTCGACGACGGGGTGACGGGGCTGCTCGTGCGGACCGCCGAGCAGGCCGTCGAGGCGGTCGGTCGGGTGACGTCGATCGACCGCGCCGCCTGCCGGGCCCGGGCCCGGCAGCGCTTCGGCGCCGACCGGATGGTCACCGACTACCTCGCCGTCTACGACGACCTCGCCCGTCGCCCCGAACGCTGACGTCCTCCACGCGCCCAGGTCCACCACAAGTCCGGCTCCCACTCGACCCCGGTTCGCCGCCGGCCCCACCCCGCTGACGCGGCGGTCGCCGGTGAACCCGTCCGTCGGCCGTCCACGTCGGCCGACGCGCGCCGTTACCTCGTGAGGCCCGCCCCGTCCCTCGGTGGCGGCCGACAACCGGAAGGCACGGCACCCGATGTCCACCCGTTACGGCTTCCTGAGCACCCACCCGCCGACCCGGTGCGGGCTGGCCACCTTCAACTCGGCCCTCGCCGCCCATCTCACCGCCGGCGGACCGCCCGGCGGCGTCGTACGGGTCACCGCCCCCGGCGACGCCCCGCGCCCGGAACCGGGCGTCGTGCACACCTGGTCCGCGCGGAACGCGGCCGGCTGGCGGGGCGCCGCCGCGGCGCTCAACGCCTTCGACGTGGCCGTCGTGCAGCACGAGTACGGCATCTACCCGGGACCCGACGGCGAGGACGTCCTGCCGGTGCTGCGGCGGCTCACCGTGCCGAGCATCGTGGTCCTGCACACCGTGCTCCGTCAGCCCTCGGCCCGGCAGAAGACGCTGCTGGAGCAGATCGTGGCCGCCGCCGGCGCGGTCGTCACGATGACCGGCACCGCCCACGACCGGCTGCTCGTCGGCTACGCCGTCGACCCCGCGAAGGTGTCGGTGATCCCGCACGGCGCCGCCGATCCCGTGGGCGCGCCCACCCTGCGGCGCACCCGCCCGCACCTGCTCACCTGGGGACTGCTCGGGCCGGGCAAGGGGATCGAGTGGGCGTTGCGGGCGCTGGCCCGGTTGCAGGACCTGGACCCGACCCCCACGTACACCGTCGCCGGCCGGACCCATCCGAAGGTGATCGAGCACCAGGGCGAGGCGTACCGGGCCGGCCTGCACCGCCTCGGCGCCGAGCTCGGCGTCGCGCACGGCGTGGATTACCAGGCCGCGTACCAGGACCAGGCCACGCTCGGCGCGCTGATCCGCTCCGCCGACGTGGTCGTGCTGCCCTACGACTCGACCGAACAGGTGACCTCCGGCGTCCTGACCGAAGCGGTGGCCGCTGGCGTCCCCGTCGTCGCCACGCCCTTCCCGCACGCCGTCGAGCTGCTCACCGGCGGCCCCGGGCTGGTCGTACCCCATCGGGACCCGGCGGCACTGGCGGGCGCGATCCGGCGGATCCTCACCGAACCCGGCCTGTCCGCGAGCCTCGCCGGTCGCTCCCGACCGATCGCGGCGGACCTGCGCTGGCCGTCGGTGGCGGCGCGGTACGAGGCCCTCGCCGGGCGGCTCGTCGCCGGCCGGTCGCCCACCGTGACCCCGGCAGCTGCGTGACCACGTCGGGCGACCGGTCCGGCGCCGGCATGCCGGTACCCGCGCCGAGCTTCACCCACCTGGCCCGGCTCAGTGACGACACCGGCCTCTTCGAGCACGCCCGGCACGCCATCGTCCGTCGGGAACACGGCTACTGCACCGACGACGTCGCCCGGGGTCTGCTGGTCGCCAGCCGGGAGCCGGAACCGTCGGCGCAGGTGCTCGGGCTGGCCGAGTGCTACCTGGCCTTCCTCACCCACGCCCAGGACGGTCGCGGCGCCTTCCACAACCGCCTCGGCCACGACCGGCGCTGGACCGACCAGCCCGGTCTCGGTGACTGGTGGGGGCGGGCGCTGTGGGGGCTGGGGACGGCCGCCGCCCGCAACCCCGCCGACTGGATCCGCACCGAGGCGCTCGTGGCCTTCAGCCGCGGCGCGGCCCGGCGGTCGGCCGCGCCGCACGCCATGGCCTTCGCCGGGCTGGGCGCCGCCGAGGTGCTGCGCCGCCACCCCGGGCACGCCGTGGCGGGGGCGCTGCTCGACGACGCCGCCGGGGCGGTCGGTGCCGCCGACCCCGATCCGCGCTGGCCGTGGCCGCAGCAGCGGCTCAGCTATGCCAGCGCCGCCCTCGCGGAGGTCGTCATCGCCGCCGGCCACCTGCGCGGGAACGCCGCACTGCTCGCCGACGGGCTGCGGATGTTGACCTGGCTGTGCGAGGTGCAGGTGCGCGACGGGCGGCTCTCGGTCGTACCCGTCGGCGGCTGGCGGCGCGACGGAGCCCGTCCGCGGCACGACCAACAGCCCATCGAGGTCGCCGCCCTCGCCGACGCGTGCGCGACCGCCGCCACGATCACCGGCGACCCGGCCTGGCGGATCGCGCTCGGGCGGGCCGTCGGATGGTTCCTGGGTCACAACGACCTCGGCATGGCCATGTGGGACCCGGCGACCGGCGGCGGCTACGACGGGCTCACCCCGCACGGCCCCAACTTCAACCAGGGCGCCGAGTCGACCCTGGCGCTGATCTCCACCCTCCAGCACGCCCGGCAGCGGTCGTGACCGGGATCCTGGCCACCCGCCAGAGCCGCACGCTCGCTCCCGATCCCCGGCGGGTCGTCGTCAAGCTCTTCGTCCCGGGAGAGGACGCCGCGGTCGCGCACACCCGCGCGCACGACCTCGTCGACCGGATCGCGAGCCTCGACCCGGACCAGACGCGGCTCCTGCTCCGGCGGACCCTGCGCGACTTCGGCGACCGGCACCGCGACCTGGAGGGCACCTTCCGGCACCACTACGAGCTCGTCCGGCACCGGGTCGAACGCAGCCGGCAGCTCTCCCCCACCGCGCGGCTGCTGGTCGGCGCCTACTTCAGCCACGAGTACGCCGTCGAGGCCGCGGCGCTGTGCAATCCGTCCATGGTGGCCCATCCCGACCAGTCCGGGCTGCGCCCGGGGCAGCTGCGGGTGGCGGTCAGCCTGCGCCAGATCGGAGAGGGTCACCTCTCCTCCATCGGGTTCGCCAGCGCCGTGCTGGGGCCCGGGAGCCGCCTCGCCGTGGGAAGACGGTCGGGACCGCTGGTGAGCGGCCGGCGCAGCCACGTCCACCACCGACGGGACCTGCTCGCCGCCGGGCTACGCGAGGAGGGCTGGGACAACGAGGTCTGCGCCACCGTGCTGGCGGCCCTGCCGGAGCGGTACGACGAGGCCGGCCTGGAACGGACACTGGCCGCGCTGCCACCCGATCTGCTGTACCGCCATACCACCACGGACACCCTGGAGCAGCTGCGCCGGCTCTCCGCGGCCAGCTACGCCGTCGCCTTCCCGGCCGACACCCTCCTGCACGAGCGGGTGCTCTGGCCGGCCACCGCGGCGGAGAGCAGCGGCATGGAGGACGCCCGCTTCGTCAGGTTCGTCGACGACGCCGGCACCCCGACGTACCAGGCGACGTACACCGCGTACGACGGTCGACGCATCGCCGCCCGGAGGTTGGCCAGCGACGATCTGACCCGGTTCCGGATCGACCCGATGCGCGGGCCGGGCGCCCGGAACAAGGGGATGGCGCTCTTTCCCCGGACCGTCGACGGTCGGCACCTGGCGCTCTGCCGCTCCGACGGCGAGACCATCGGCCTGACCGTCCTGGCCGACGACGGGACCTGGCAGGCGCCGGTGCCACTGCACGGGCCGCGCCGCGGCTGGGAGCTCATCCAGGTCGGCAACTGCGGATCGCCCGTCGAGACGGCGTCGGGCTGGCTGGTGCTCACCCACGGCGTCGGGCCGATGCGCCGCTACGCCATCGGGGCCCTGCTGCTCGACCTGCACCGGCCGGAGCGGGTGCTCGCGGAACTGCCCGGGCCGCTGCTGGCCCCCGACGACACCGAGCGCGAAGGATACGTGCCGAACGTCGTCTACTCCTGCGGCGGCCTGCTCCACGACGGGCTGCTCTGGCTGCCGTACGGGGCCAGCGACGCCCGGGTCGGCTTCGCCACCGTACCCCTCGACGCGCTCGTCGAGGCGATGGTCGACCACCGCTCCGGCTGAGAGCCCGGCGGGCGCGGCACCGCCCGACGGACCTGCCGGCCGGGGACCTCATCGACCTCGGGCCGGTCGATCTCACGAAGCCGTCACCCGACGGCACCTTTGTGGAAGGTGCCGTCGGGTGACGGAAGACTCGTGCCCTAGCGGTGCGGGCCCCGGCGGCCGATGACCGGCCGCCGGGGCCCACCCCGTCAGGCCTAGGAGGTCCTGCGGCGGTAGAGGAAGAGCAGGCTCGCGCCGGTGGCGACGGCGAGGCTGCCGAGGCCCGTCAGCACGGGGACCAGCGCGCCACCGCCGCTACCACCGGTCACCGGCAGCTGCGTGCGGCTCGGGGTCGGGAACCCGGTCGGGGTTCCCGTGGGCTGTCCGGTCGGAGAGCCGGTGGGGCTTCCGGTGGGCTGTCCGGTCGGGGTGCCGGTCGGCGTGCCCGTCGGAGTGCCGGTAGGGGTACCGGTCGGCGTGCCCGTCGGAGTGCCGGTGGGCTGGCCCGTCGGCGTGCCCGTGGGGGTGGTGGTCGGGCTTCCTGTCGGCTGGAGGCAGACGGGGGCGTTGATGGTGTTGGTGTCGAGGGTGACGGCGCCGGTCCGGGCCAGGGCCCGGCCCTGCAGGGTCGCGCC encodes:
- a CDS encoding glycoside hydrolase family 130 protein, with translation MTGILATRQSRTLAPDPRRVVVKLFVPGEDAAVAHTRAHDLVDRIASLDPDQTRLLLRRTLRDFGDRHRDLEGTFRHHYELVRHRVERSRQLSPTARLLVGAYFSHEYAVEAAALCNPSMVAHPDQSGLRPGQLRVAVSLRQIGEGHLSSIGFASAVLGPGSRLAVGRRSGPLVSGRRSHVHHRRDLLAAGLREEGWDNEVCATVLAALPERYDEAGLERTLAALPPDLLYRHTTTDTLEQLRRLSAASYAVAFPADTLLHERVLWPATAAESSGMEDARFVRFVDDAGTPTYQATYTAYDGRRIAARRLASDDLTRFRIDPMRGPGARNKGMALFPRTVDGRHLALCRSDGETIGLTVLADDGTWQAPVPLHGPRRGWELIQVGNCGSPVETASGWLVLTHGVGPMRRYAIGALLLDLHRPERVLAELPGPLLAPDDTEREGYVPNVVYSCGGLLHDGLLWLPYGASDARVGFATVPLDALVEAMVDHRSG
- a CDS encoding glycosyltransferase — its product is MPVPAPSFTHLARLSDDTGLFEHARHAIVRREHGYCTDDVARGLLVASREPEPSAQVLGLAECYLAFLTHAQDGRGAFHNRLGHDRRWTDQPGLGDWWGRALWGLGTAAARNPADWIRTEALVAFSRGAARRSAAPHAMAFAGLGAAEVLRRHPGHAVAGALLDDAAGAVGAADPDPRWPWPQQRLSYASAALAEVVIAAGHLRGNAALLADGLRMLTWLCEVQVRDGRLSVVPVGGWRRDGARPRHDQQPIEVAALADACATAATITGDPAWRIALGRAVGWFLGHNDLGMAMWDPATGGGYDGLTPHGPNFNQGAESTLALISTLQHARQRS